From Cannabis sativa cultivar Pink pepper isolate KNU-18-1 chromosome 8, ASM2916894v1, whole genome shotgun sequence, a single genomic window includes:
- the LOC115699034 gene encoding uncharacterized protein LOC115699034: protein MYVTRPMSMYRRQHEALSITPQLEGPNSGYLVIFNEDDYELKESWTGSSYKDNTIRDLPFPQNKILKVEDDDFYQDVLFIPVLNHPLSSNLYYAIVQEGNHIGEAYTSSKKKESSTSIFGSYIKDVKPKPLDPCDQYQQVEITQHRHGFTATSIASDGFPPYFLRNKHWSVEMCTPKYYKLSQALGLNSTLRATLPPFNTTQVVGKWYCPFMFVEEVMKLKDQMKRSMFYEMTLEQRWVRVFECGNEGNLVFVNVVVETEDVFIVGGIRKAIWDEKNVNTNKVVWFMSERVGEDCGIGLNAAIVDRMKWEQERVGWVRDRRKGRVVKAYEYDGLDEWTSFGCYILVESFVLRRMDGSLALTYDFKHTHQIRCKWE from the exons atgtacgTAACAAGGCCTATGTCAATGTATAGAAGACAGCATGAGGCACTGTCAATAACACCTCAGTTGGAAGGTCCGAATTCTGGTTATCTTGTAATTTTTAACGAAGATGATTATGAGTTGAAGGAGAGTTGGACTGGATCATCATACAAAGACAACACCATCAGGGACTTGCCTTTCCCTCAGAACAAAATTCTCAAAGTTGAGGATGATGACTTCTATCAGGATGTCCTTTTTATCCCTGTTCTCAATCACCCATTATCTTCCAATCTTTACTATGCTATTGTTCAGGAGGGCAACCATATAGG AGAAGCATACACAAGTTCGAAGAAAAAGGAGAGCAGTACTAGCATATTCGGTAGCTATATTAAAGACGTTAAACCAAAGCCATTAGATCCATGTGATCAATATCAACAGGTTGAGATAACTCAACACCGCCATGGTTTCACAGCCACGTCCATTGCCTCAGATGGGTTTCCTCCTTACTTTTTGAGGAACAAACATTGGAGTGTCGAAATGTGCACTCCAAAGTACTACAAACTAAGCCAAGCCTTAGGTCTCAACTCAACTCTCCGCGCAACTCTTCCCCCGTTCAACACCACTCAAGTCGTCGGGAAATGGTACTGTCCGTTCATGTTCGTGGAAGAAGTTATGAAATTGAAAGACCAAATGAAGAGATCTATGTTCTACGAAATGACGCTTGAGCAAAGATGGGTTCGGGTTTTTGAGTGTGGAAACGAGGGGAACTTGGTGTTTGTAAATGTTGTTGTTGAGACGGAAGATGTTTTTATTGTTGGGGGAATAAGGAAAGCCATTTGGGATGAGAAGAATGTGAACACCAATAAGGTGGTGTGGTTTATGAGTGAAAGAGTTGGAGAAGATTGTGGAATAGGGTTGAATGCAGCTATTGTTGATAGAATGAAGTGGGAGCAAGAAAGAGTTGGTTGGGTTAGGGATAGGAGAAAAGGGAGAGTGGTGAAAGCTTATGAGTATGATGGATTGGATGAATGGACTAGCTTCGGTTGCTATATTTTGGTGGAGAGTTTTGTTTTGAGAAGAATGGATGGATCTCTTGCTTTGACTTATGATTTCAAGCACACCCACCAAATTAGATGTaaatgggaatga